The Primulina eburnea isolate SZY01 chromosome 18, ASM2296580v1, whole genome shotgun sequence genome segment GTATCTTGGTTAGCTCTCCTAGTGggagccatatcaacgccttTAGAACTCAgtatttcccacagacggcagaatactcaagcaagaaaaccaatgtaaccaagtgatggctgtggtGATTGGTGTGTAATAAATGAGAGTATTAAATGCTCATTAATatctgaatgaatgaataaatgcgaaacctggtatttataatgGAGGAGGTAATGATGATCTCGTTTTTGGGGGTGTGCGATCATTAAATATAATAGGGTGGCTGATTGTACCCTATTGTTCTGACGTGTCAAATCGTACTAATCATGTCCAATCTGTCTTGTCACCCATTAATGTTAACCAAAGGAAGATAGGTCGGCCGCGTGCACTCTACTAAGTCAACGTAATTAAATGCTTCCCTCGCATCGAGATGTCAGAGGAGAAAAACTTCTTGGGTAATTGTGCCAGAACTCGGGCGCCAGGTCCTAAACCCACAACCTGTTATACGAGCATTAGTTATTGCATTTACTACTGTCCTGACCCGGGCATCGCTCATGGGCGGGACCCATGACCCGAGAATTCCCGGGATATATCAATGGCCCGGGACATATCGGGGCATCAACATGTAATGTCTACTTGTTTTAGGAAGTTTCTCATTTATCCAGTGATTCTAATGTTCTGTATGTGCCATAAGCGACCATCTGCTATTTTGTTTCTTAAGGTTCGCAAGGAGGATGTCCGCTCACTCGGTGAATTTTCCTAATTTTTGTAACATTTTTATTTGATTACATGTTTACTATTTTTGGGGTCGaaatatttcttttaaaattttatgtttagacttaaagggtaaaatataatattgtgTTATGTCTCGTATACTCGTTACCCTCCTTATACAATGTAAATCATGCCTGCTCACTACCTCAACGAGCATTTGAGTTGGTAAATTAGGTGAACGTTTGACAAGTGGTCAATAATTCGATTTCATTTGTTAATACTTTCTAGGATAAGCATGTTGCACATGTCTTGCTTGGTGCTTTTTACTTAGCTAACTTGGTTTGTAGACTACTACATTATTCCGGATGTTTATCTAGTGTATAATGATGaataactaaaaaaaaataatcatgtcTTGTTGCTATTATATTGTAGTATGATTTGTTATCCTTAATGTTATAATTTGTTCATTAaatagatttcaaattcaaaaaaaatattcaacaaaatatcCGATTGTTACTTAAATTTGAAGAAGTATCAAAGTTATTTCAATATTTGTTTTTAACAAATGAAAGTTACATAATAGAGGCCATTTAGAAAATTCTTATGAcacaaaattaaaacaaaaaataaacacTATTTAATTGGTTCTTAATTGATTTATAGTAGTAATAGACCAAGAGGAAAGTAAGCTGGTAGAGGTGCTTCATTCAGTACAGATAATACAATCATCAAAGACAACACAAGAAAAAtcgtaataatataataatataatttttttttgaaaataataataatattattattacttattgatattaatattaccaTTAATAATAATAACCCCCGCCCTTCCTGCCTCGCTTTCCCATTAATATTTTGAAACGAAGATAGAGATTTGATCCCAACGAGGGTGAGAATGAATATTGAAACGAATATAGAGATTTGATAACAGCGAGGGTGAGAATGATTATAAAAAACCCGCCCCCCGTCTCGTTGTCATCCCTAAGCTTACACTACTAATTGTGATGGCTGACATTTTATCAAATATTACAACAGTAAGATAACTGGCAGCAGTCAAACCCCAATAAGCAGATCGGCATGATCACTTATGGAGTAGAAATACAACAATCAAAATAAGCAACGAACAAGCGATTACAGAATGTTCTACAATTATATAAGGAGCATGAGGTGTGAGCAAAGGTGTGTTCACATGTGCAATCTACTGCTTGATATGCTGAAGGAGCTAACTTTCATTGGAGTTGCCACCACAAGTGGTGCTTCAGGTGAGTCGCTAACCGCAAACTTCTCATGCATGAAACGACTATCAACAATAGACTCGTCTTTCGGAACTACTTTGTAGCAGTAGCAGCTCTTCAAACCCACCTGATTCTGATAGCATTTGTGGGATCCATCCTTCACCTGTTGGAAATTCCATATCACACTAAACTTTCCGACAGTTGTAACCAGGTGGCGCTCCTGCTTCCCGTTTTCGGTTACCTAAGTGAATCAGCATGTTCCTTGGTTAAACTATCAGTTAAATATGAAGGCTGTAACAAAACATATGGAAACTCGAACAATAGATGTAGGGCAAGATGAAATGTCATCATTTTCCAAGAACTGAACGTCCAGAAAATGTAAAGATGTCTACCACTAGTGAGACTAGAATGCAGCCAGTAATTCGAAACAACATATCCTTCCCAAAAATGATCGATAGTAAGGAAATTAATTGAGGTATTCCTACTGTTTCAACATAGTGGTGGCATTACCATAACTCTGCAAACAGAAAAGGGATTAACAGAAATTCCTTATTTATGAAAGAAGCCATTAATTCCATTCGTGAAGTTACTAAGACCACCAATGTCAGATTCCTTAGTCCTTACTAATACTTTATACGTATTCCAGCCAAGAAAGTATGGATGAGCCAGTAACCCTCTGACTCTATCAAGGGTTACCGGTTAATTATTCGATAAAGGCCACAATCGTTATACGacccttgatttcttgaatAGGTCAATGACAACATGGGCTGTAAAGCACATGCACATAACAAAGAGTAACAATCACAATATCAAAtatgacacaaacaaatcatcCATCTTTCTCTCTTCTTCTTGTCTAAAATATCACTTAAAAGTCTCAGGATGAGATttccagaatttgattgatacatATGCCAGAAAACGGCATGGTTTAGCGGGTTTATAGATTCAGCACCTCTCAAACAGAATCAAACCATGTCAGATATAAGACAGTATTAAACACCGTAAATCTCTTcccaaaatatttcaatatctaCAGTAGTCAATACCCAGAAAATAATAACAATGATGTTGATAACAACAATAACAGCAATGACGACCGTTGTCGTTATATTCAGAATAATAACAATACAGTAATGATAACAGTGATGATAATCATGataacaataattattatgatggTGATGAACAAGATCATGATATGAATgattttgatattaatattaaccAGCTCTTTTAATCCATCGTGAATAAAAAGCTTTTAATAAGACAAGTAGAATACTACTAAGTCAATACTATACAGAATGAAATGCAAACAGGACTACATATGAATGTTAAAATTCACCAACAATAAATGAAGTCTGAAATTCAAATGCTCACATACCCACGAGAACTGTGCGTTGCGAAACTTGTTGTTTGCCCCTGCCATGTGTGAATCCAGAGGATTTAACTTCAACAATCTCGGTGCCGAGATTTTATTCCCCATGCGACCAGCGAATCCAGTTTTTACCTTCCCATCCTTGTCCGAAAACAGACTACATATGAGAATCAAGTAAGTATCGGTGGTTCCCAAGATCCATTTCCCATCATAGGTAACATCCACATGAGAAATGGGGGAACCAAGTCCTGGAAATGCAGTTTTGGCCTGCCTCATAGAACTTGTCGAATACAGTCTAATCTTGCCATCAATTGACCCGACCACAATCGATCCATCACCAGTGGTTGCAAAGCACTGAAAATTAGTCCCTCTTGCAAACTGATGCCCCTGAGTCCAGTTCAATACAGGGGTGTTCTCATTCACGATATCCTGAACGATACCTTTGCGATCACGCATATCCCATCGACACAACCTATTATCATCCAGACCCAAGAAGGTTGCTCCTGATGGATCCATTTGAGCTCCTTTACTATCATTCGTTATATCCCTCATAGTAATATCAGTCCCATCCTTCTCAAacctccactcactcacaatcCTCCCGGTTTCAATGTCAAGCTGATGCAACCCCGTGGAATGTGGTTTCCCATCCATCACTGGACTCATGAGAAGCATATTAGTCTCAGCCTTCATCAGCAAAGTCTTCCTCGGAGTCATGTAATTCGTGCCACTACCCCCATTTGTCCTACTCAACCTTCCTTCGTTGAAATTCACATAAATCCCCTTCCCCTGAATCCCATGATGATAATTTCTCACGACCTGAATCCCGGAGTCACCAACCAAGAAACTGTTGTCTAAAGCACCCAATGTCAAGCTCTGAATTGCGGTACCAGTGACCCCAGCCTCCTCAAACTCCTCTGTCAAATCATGCCCTCTTACATTTGTTTTCACCAGAGGAGTCACTGAAGAATTCTCTTCCGCATCTTCCCACATAGAATCGTCCGCAATCTCGGGGTTCGCCCACCCCATAAAGTCCTTCCCATAAACCTTCAGCTTATTCTCATTATTAGCTTCATACCCATAAGTATTCTCGAACATACATTCCTGATACTTCTTAGTAAAATCATCATACTCTTCCGTGGTAAAAAATTTGGCTGCCCAAACCCCATTGGCCACAAAATCCACACGCTTCTGCTCCTTAGACGCCTTCAGCTGCAAATTCTCATCAACCTTAGCTCTCACCTTCGACCCAATTCTCAAAACCCAGGAGTCATTCTGCTCAGATCCTTCTTCATCTCCATCATCATCGTCTCCGTCAGCATTAGTCTTGCAAAACGAGTATGAAGCGAGCTTTTCCGACAGAACCCATTTGGATTTAGCGGTGTTCCCCCCGATGTGGAGGTACAGCTTCACCGCATTCTTGGGACTCAGGTCGTTGTTGACGTTATTGTACTTGAGCTTGAGTGCTTTGAGCCTGGACTCAACATCTTCCAAAGAAGACGGCGATTTGGGGTCGCGTTTCTTGTCCGAGAGGTACGACGATGGGGTTCCGTAGCTGTCTTCCGATTCAGATTCATTAGTGGCGGTTTCAAGGAATTCTGATTCGGATTCACAGTCGGAGAGATCAAGATCTTCTCGGCTGTGGCCGGCTCCCATTACGGCGGCGTTCGGAGGTGCAAATGAAGGGAGAGAGGAGCGGGAGTTGAAAAGTTTGAAAATGAAGCATTTGAAAATCTATCTTTGTTTATAAGAGCTTTTGTGCATTTCAAAATAAGTACGCAATTATTGAATGGGCAActctctcacgaatctttatctctgACACAGATTTactttatcgatattcacaataaaaagtaatactcttagcataaaaaataatattttttaatggatgaaccaaataagagatccatctaacaaaatacgattcgtgagaccgtctcacacaagtttttgttttgttgaATAGATAAGGATGGATTAATTTATTTCCACGTTATTTGTGCATGAAACTTTATATTTTCAAGCATTTTGAAATTACAATATCATAACTATTTAACTTTTTTTACTTAACTTATGTTATAAATATAATTTCGAACCGATCAGAAATAGTGGACCCTGTCAATTTTCGATGTGTCTAAACGGATTTAACTTTAAGTTCAAACGAGTCGTGATTGGTGTGGAtctttcataaatcataatagTTCGGTTTGGTTCTAGGTGCAACAacatgagatatatatatatatatatatatatatatatatatatatatagataaaatgaacacaaaaatttatgtaataaaacctttaaaatttcttacgataaaacaatatataagagagaaaaaaatcTCTATGATATTTTGTTGGTCACAACATCTCTATTTTACGAAGAGAATATTACTctaaatattaaaagatttgcAACTCACAAAGTA includes the following:
- the LOC140819927 gene encoding protein CYPRO4; this translates as MGAGHSREDLDLSDCESESEFLETATNESESEDSYGTPSSYLSDKKRDPKSPSSLEDVESRLKALKLKYNNVNNDLSPKNAVKLYLHIGGNTAKSKWVLSEKLASYSFCKTNADGDDDDGDEEGSEQNDSWVLRIGSKVRAKVDENLQLKASKEQKRVDFVANGVWAAKFFTTEEYDDFTKKYQECMFENTYGYEANNENKLKVYGKDFMGWANPEIADDSMWEDAEENSSVTPLVKTNVRGHDLTEEFEEAGVTGTAIQSLTLGALDNSFLVGDSGIQVVRNYHHGIQGKGIYVNFNEGRLSRTNGGSGTNYMTPRKTLLMKAETNMLLMSPVMDGKPHSTGLHQLDIETGRIVSEWRFEKDGTDITMRDITNDSKGAQMDPSGATFLGLDDNRLCRWDMRDRKGIVQDIVNENTPVLNWTQGHQFARGTNFQCFATTGDGSIVVGSIDGKIRLYSTSSMRQAKTAFPGLGSPISHVDVTYDGKWILGTTDTYLILICSLFSDKDGKVKTGFAGRMGNKISAPRLLKLNPLDSHMAGANNKFRNAQFSWVTENGKQERHLVTTVGKFSVIWNFQQVKDGSHKCYQNQVGLKSCYCYKVVPKDESIVDSRFMHEKFAVSDSPEAPLVVATPMKVSSFSISSSRLHM